The genomic interval ACGAACGAAAGCCAATATTCGACGTCGTTCTCTGGCCCACGACCTAACGAAGGATGATGATGCAGATGACTGACGAAGTCACCGACCGCCAGAAAGTTGAGTTGCTTCTCAGCGTTACGGCACTGAGTAGTGGTGAAGTTGCGGCGTCGCTCGATTGCAGCGAGCAGGCTCTCTTGGCTGGCGATCTCACCGTAGGCCAGCAGCATCGGTTCGTTGAGATCAGCGGCGTTTTCAACGACAAGAGTGCTGCTCACGCCACTTACTTCGGTACTCCCGGTGAGAATGACGCCTACACCGAACTCCGTCTGTTGAAGGTTTTGGTCGCTGCGGGGCCCGAGTGCGTAATGTTGCGTGGGTCTGCCAATGCGAGTCAGCGTAAAGCGCTTCTGGTCAGTCTCGAAGAGATCGGGAATCCCAACGCCGCGCAAGATTGATGACATCGGTTGCGGTGACTCGGGAGTCAGTGAGGGTCTTCGTATTCGGCACGCGCGGGGCGGAGTGTAGGTCCGTGATTGTGACTGTCGCTGGGTCTAGTCCGAGGTCGTAGAGGGTGTCAATGCACTCCGTGATCATCCGAACGGTGCGCGCGTCTGGTCCGAGATCTTTCATATCGAGCTTTACGTGCGGGGCGGCGTCGGTTAGGTCTCGCCACAGAACTTGAAGGTCAGTGACGTTGACGGATGAACGGTTGATAGCACTTTCACCACTCGTTCGCCGGACCACCGCCGCTGCACCGACCAACGCCACCACCAAAGTGAAGTACGCGAAGAGGTTCCCGTTTGAGTTCCGCTGGAACTGCTCTGCCGGTCCAATCTCGCCGGTGGCGGCACGAATTGCGTACCACAACAACGTGAGCGCATTGAGACCTGTGGCCAGGAAGAGGCCAACGACCGTAGCCGAAGGCGCGAGCAGTCCGCGGTTCGGCCTATCGGTTCGGATCGCGGCGGCGAGAACTGTCGCGGCATACGCTTCGAACACGACGATCGAGCCTGCATAGATTGTGAAATAAGCGACCGCGATGCCCTGCGGATGCACCGCTTCAATGACATGGTCACGTTGACCAGCCAACCCGTCGAGAGCGATCAGGCCAGCTGATGCAGCGACCACCCCGGAGGCCAGGCGGGCGGGCCGTAGACGTTTCGCTGCACTTGCTGCTGCCCAAGCTGCAACCGCGGCTGCTACTACACACAGGACGTGTGCAGCCAACCGGACCGTGCGGGCATCAAGGTAGAAGGTGAGCGCGTCGTTGATGGGGCCAGCCTTAAGGGTGTCTACCGCGGTGAAGCACAGGATGAGCATGGTGACGATCCGTGCATGTCGGCTGCGGACCAGGCAGAAGCGGGAGATCACAACGATCCAGGCAAAGATGAGTATGCCCAGATCGAGAGCGAGTGGCAGGTGGTTTCTCATCGGCTCGCGTAGGCCTGAATCATGTTGTTGGCACACACGATCTGCACAGAGCTACGCAACGCTTTGAAGTCCAGATCATCGAGTAGGGTCAGAATCAGCAGTTTGGTAGCCAAGTACTCGGCTCCGTACTCCGCGATGGTGTCGTATTCGGTTCGTTTGAGTGCGTCCTTGAGAAGTTCCGGAGACAGTGACGGGAACCAAGCGGTCAGCATTTGGTCGTCCAGTACTTCGGTCATTCCGCAGCTGTGGTCCAGAAGGATATGTGCTAGTTCGTGGCAGATTATCAGTGTGGCCCGCCACGATCCTGCTCTGTGATCATAAAACACGTAATCGGTGTTGTTTCGGGCGCGCAAGAGGAATCCGGAAGGCCGATCCTCCAGACCAGAGACCGGGAAGGGTACGAGCAAAACGCGCCTGCCGGTGCGGGCGGAGCAGAATTGGCGCAGGTCCTCGACTGTCACTGCGTGGTGGCGGAGTGCCTGCGCCACAATGCGCCGCGCCTTCAATCGAGTGAGATACCGTCTCAGCCCGATCATTGAATCCCCCGCCGCAACATCGTGCGGACTGCTTCTCCATCAATTCCTGTCGCGATCTGGTGAGGACCTGGTCCTACAACCTTCAGTACAGGTCCGGAATCAGATCCGTCGACCACGCTCAGCCGGCCGGACTCCGTCACAAGGCCAGCTGCCGCCGCGTCCACCAAGCACGCGGCAGTGACGCCATCGTGTGCCGGAACCCGCCAGCACTCCTGAGGGTCGTACCCGTAGGCCGCTCCTCGGCTGACCCCGTAGTCCTGATGGACTCGGCGAAGAATTCTGCCGGGCGCACCACTGCCGAAGTCCCCGTTTACGAGCAGCACGGTGCGAGTGACATCGATTCCTATCCAGAGTGCATGCAGCTCCGAGGACGCGACATGCTGGGAGGCAACCGGATCATGTCGAGTATTGGTATCTCCGACCTGCCGCAACCATTCACTATTGCTCGCACCGTGACCACCCATGATCACTACGCGTTTGAGCAGTTCGGGTAACCGTGGCTCACGCGTTAGAGCTGCCGACAGATTCGTCAGAGGCCCGATGCATAACAATTCACCTTCACCTGCATGGTCACGAGCGAACCGAACGAGTATTTCTACTGCATTCGTTGGACCGGCCCACCGCGGCCGAGGCACTTCGGTCCCACCGAGGCCATCTGGTCCGTGAGCGTCGCCGCGCCGCCACGAAGTGTGTGGATGAGACCCGCTGGTCACCGGTATGTGGTTTGCGTCCACCGCGTCGAGCACGTATCGGGCATTCGCTGCCGCTTCTTCTGCCGTGCAATTTCCCCAGGTCGACGTGACACCTACTAGCTCGATGTCTGTCGAGCCGACGAGAAAGGCCAACGCCAGTGCGTCGTCCACCCCGCAGTCGCTGTCCACGAGAACGTGTCGCAAATCGAGTCTCCCAGATATAGATAAGTGCCACATCGCTCATGTACCGCTAACATAGGTAGAGGAACGGAACGACTTGCTCGGATATGACGGCAACAATATCTGGATTTACCCAGCGTGTCGGAGCGCCTTGGCGGTCCAATCTGGACCAGGATGGACGTCGTAGAGAAGCTTCAAGGCAAGGAGATTCGGATGGCTATGCCAAGCAAAGGCGATCGTGGCCGTTTGGGCCGTGTTCCGACTGCCGTGTACAGCGATCTCGAAAAACTGGCCGAGAAGGCTGGGGCAAGCTCAGTTAGCCAGTACGTCTCTGACTTGTTGTCCCTGCATACCGGGCATCCCGAGCTAGTGCGCGAACTGGACCAGGGGGTGTTGCCACTCTCCGCATAGGACGCGAAAGCGAGACTCCAACACCAAAGGATTACTCGCGAGCCGCCACATACTTATCCGCGGTGCCGCTGACCAGCTGAGAAACCAAAAACCCCCGGCGGGTAGGCCGAGGGTTTTCGAGGTTGGTGAGATTCGAGTTACCAGCTCGAATCTCAGTGGTACTGCATCTCCCCGAAGGGACAGACTTTGCCGGTCTGGTCTCAGGGTATCTCACGCCCTGATGCAGGTCTAGAAACCCATGCGCGTGTCACCCCGCCACTTGGTGACCCCGATAACACACAACGGCTCTACAGCACGTGTACTCGACTGTGGTCGCCGCGCCGACGAGTCCGCATCGATCCAGACCGACAACACAACTACAGTGCCGCTGTCTCCATCCCAGCGCAGCTGCCGGAGTTTCCGTGGGCGGTCTACCTCACCGACTCCGACCGGCGGTTTCGCCTGCTCGGATTCGACTTCGACAGCGGCCGCCATGGACGCGGCATCGCGCTCGAGGATTCGGAACGTCTCGCCTCTCAGCTGACCGAGCTGGGAGTGGCGCATCTGCGAACTCACTCCGGACCCACCGGCGGGCAACACGTATGGGTCCGGCTTGCCGAAACCGGCGCAGACCCGGACAAGGTTCGGCGACTGGCGCATGCCCTCGCCCAGCACTACCCCAGTCTCGACACCTCGGCCCTGACGAATCCGGCGACAGGCGCGGTGCGCCCGCCGGGAGCGCCACACCGGGCAGGAGGCCGCTCGACCCCACATCTGCAAGGCCAGGCCCTCTCGGCGGCGCTCGATGAAGTCGGCCGCGGAACCACACCCGAAGTCGTCACCTGGCTACTCGCGCGCCATCCCCACAGTGAACCATCTCCATCCGCCGTCGCCCGTAGCTCGCGCGCACTGCGGATCGTGGAGGACGCCGCGGGTCCCCGGCTCGACCGCCCCCGCCGGCCCCTTCCCCACCGAACCGCAGCCTTACTAGGTGCCGCACCGGCACCGGGCACCGACCGCAGCGCCCTGACCCACACGATCTTCCTGTCCATGGCGCGGGCTGGGCACTCACTGGACGACGCCCGGGCCGCGGTTGCCGCCGCCCCGGGGCTGATTCGGCTTCGTGAGGACGCGGCCCGCGGCCGCGGCGACACAGAACGCCAATGGTCCCGCGCCCTCACCCGGGCCGCTACCTTTCCCGCTGACCCCGGCCAGGCTCCACGTGAGACGATCGACGACGAGCTCGACGGCGTGGAATATGCCCTCGGCGCGACAACGGCGCGCTGGGGCCGGCGCGGCGGGGCTAGTGACGAGCGGATCCTGCACGCGCTGACCAGCTTGGCGCGCAGCGCCCGGACTCGGGTTCTCGACATCGACTGCCGACGTCTGGCGCAGGCGTGCGCCCTGGACGCCTCCACGGTATCGAGAAGGCTGCGTGTGTTGGCAGGGGAAGGCTGGGTCACGTTGACAACTCCCAGCGCCGGGACGCGAGCTGCGAGGTGGACCCTCAACCTGCCCTCAGATGTGGGTATAGACACCTCTAATGCAACACAAGGGGAACCCGCCCCCGCCTCCGGAATTGGGCTTCCCCTTCTGACTCATCACACCCACGATCTATGGACCTCATCGATGTGCGGTGGGTTGGGTGCGGCGACCGCACGGGTTCACTGGTTCTACCGGTCAGGGGTGCAGAGCCCGAACGACCTGTCTGACAAGACCGGTTACACCACCGAGTTCATTGAAAGAGCCCTCAGTCGCCTTCATTTGGCGGGACTGCTCATCTCCGCGGCCACGGGCGAGAAGTTGCTCCGGGTGTTTGAGTCCGCCGCAAAGATCCGTGGGGTGGCGGGTACCAACGCACGCCGTACGTCACGACATCTGGTGGACCGAGAGTTGTTTACCTGGTGGAATGAAGAGCAACAGTGGCGGACTACGCGGGGTAAGAAGCGCGGGACACGCCGAACTAACTTGACCGGGGCGTTTGCACTACCAATTTCGGCGCCGGCGAGGGTCCGCTACGGCAGGTTCCCCACCAGATCGAACGGACGAGCCGATTACTCCACTGCTCGGGCCATCGTGGCTCAGATCAATTCAGCCGGTCGGTCGGCCGCATGACAGCACGATCGACGGCATCGACGAATGTCGCAGCGATACAGATGTGCCTCGATCCGCCGCGGCGCGCAAGAAGTCGTTCCGGCCGCAGTCTGGCGGTGCGATCGAGGGGCTGCCCCTACGGCGCGTGCCCCTGCAGAAGCGGCGACTGCACCGAGATGGTCCAGTATTCTAACGCTCTAGCATTGTGACGCTAGAACTGCATTATCACGGTTCTCGTTTCGGCAACTGCTCGACGAGGGGTGGGAACCGAATACGTCGGAAAGGGGCCGTGTCCCCGGTATAGGTCCTGTTCAGGTGCGGTCTGTTGTGGCTGTATCGGGTGTGGGTAGGGTGCAGTGTCGCGGACCCGCTTCTCGCACAAATGACCAGTTGTGCGAGTTCTGAGAACACCTCGCCGGGCTCGTGTCCGCCCAGGTCACCATTCTCAAAACTCCTCTCACAACTCGCAACTTCTGAGAGGGAGTTCTGCGACACCATCGGGGATGGGGGTCGCGGTAGTAGCGGCCGAATAATCACCGAGGTACCTGGTCAGTCAGCACGTACTCGCAGCGGTTAGAAAGATCGGGCTGGGCATAGCAATTGACCTGTATTTCCGCCCGATTCTCGGCGGATACCACGGCTACCCCGTTCCCGAGGGAGGACTACACCCGGACGAAGACCCCGAAGGCCAGCAAGCCGCCGCCGCGCGCGGGCAACCACGGCGGCCGAAGGTGATCGACGATGACGGCGTGCTCTTCGCCAGTGCGCTACCCCGACAAGGGCACCCCGATCGCGGCATCGTAAGAAGCTGACCATCAAGACCGGCAAGAACGCCGACCAGCAACCCGCGGCCCCTTTCCAGCGTATTCGGTTCCCACCCCCACTGCGGGTGCTGGTCTTCTTCTCGGAGAACACCCGCGTGCAGTGCGCGGCCACCGCCAGGCGCCGTGTCCGCGAGCGCTCGGTGGAGAGAGGCGACCGAGGGATGCTGGCCGGCGTTCTTTGGGTAGCTTCGCTTCACGAAGCGGGGGCGAGGAGTGTGTTGTCATTGTCGACCACCTTCGGCCGGTTGTCGCGGGGCGAACGCGTGCTTTCTGGCGCACTGGGGGGAGAGGGCGGGGCCTCCCCTCCCCCGCCTCTCATTGTTCCCACCCCAGGTTGACTCTTCGGGTTGTCTTCTCAACGGAGACAGGGTCGGCCATCGTGTCATTCAGATGCGACGTCGAGCGTTCAAGCGTTCAAGCGTTAGGGCATTATGACGCTAGAACTGTGTACGACCGCGAGGCCTCCGAAGACGGCTCACAACACCAAGGGGAATGCTTTCGAGTGCCATCTAGCGCAGCGTCCGTGTTCGCGGTCGCGACTGGAACTTTCGTCCCGAACGGCAAGGTTGTCAGCTGGTCGCACCGACTACGGATGCACGCGCTTCCTCGTCGTACTTTGCGCGGTCCGATCTAACGTCCGGCAACGGTGGTACGTCGTATCCGGCTTGATGCGCAAGGCTTTCGAACTTGTCGTACCGCCGCCATGCGGTAGAAGCGTGTACCGACGGGCTGGACGCGCTCCCGATGTACTCGAAGGACAGGGACGGGTCTGCCAGTTTCATGCGTGCGGTGGCTTTCACTGCATCGGAGAGGTCGGCATTCGTCAGAAAAACATCGAGAGTGAGTGCGTTTGGAGAAGATGCGAACGGGATTTCGTCCGATTCGTGTTCAACGTGGTCGGCGAGCGATTCACGAGTGTCACTCGATAGCAGTTCGGTCGTTTGCAGATTCTCCGCGTTGTAGTCGAGGGAGTCATCCCGTACACCAGCGAAGTAACGTGTATCCGCGCCGGCCAAGTCACTATGCTTTGTACTTGCGAGCTCTTGCTCCCGGAACTCGAAGAACTCTTCCTGGTCGACTTCGCTAGCTGCCACACGTATCTGGGCGCTGTACTCGTTGTACGCGGATCCGATGGCCTTGATCAGGATTCCGAGTCCGTGAGTGCAAGCGAGAATGAGCGCAGGCGGGATGATTGCAGTAAGCGCTGCAACCCAGGGCGCGTTCGGCGTGATTCCGATGTCAATACCTGCAGCAATCTTGCGTTCCGCTTCCACCACGGCTTGATACGCGTGGGACGCGTTCATGTAGACGCTGAGGAAGACGACGACAGCAGCTAAGCCAGCGAAAAAATTTCGACCCCTTGAGTGACCAGTTATTTTGTTCAGGGCGACGGCTGCCATCGTCGAGAAGCCGATCGCGCTGTCGATGATGGCAGGGAGTATCCAGGCGAGATCAGCACGCATCATGTTCTGTCGGCCGAACTCCCGCAATGCGTCGAACGAGAGTACGAAGCTTCCTGTGGTGATGCCAGTGGCGATAATAATCGCAACGACAAGGACAACGATGAGGCTGCGAAACTGGATCTTCGCAGCTCGGAGGTTAAAGTCGGTCATGATCGGGCTGTTCCTTTCTACGGGTTCCCGGTCACGGAGTCCCGTCGGTCTGCAAACCGGCGGGACTCCCCTGCTTTATAGAAAGTCGGAACACTGCGATGCGTTAGGCGACTACAGTCGTGGCCGTCCCTGATTACCTGGTGGGGGTGCCGCTGCGCGGATTGCGTCGATGACCTCGCCAGGGGTCATGCTTTCGGACAGGGCGCGGAGGGCGAAGCGCACGATTGCGCTGCGCGAATCGATGCGTGGCTTCTGCTTGCGGCCGAGGTAGATCGCTTCCTCGAGAAACTGGTCCGACGCATCGTCTAGGTAGATCGTGGACTTCGTCAGCTCTTCTGGCTCCTGAGAGGGGACAGAAGCCGGCGCCTGTTTCGGCAGTTCCGCGGGTGTCCGCTGGCGTTGAGCTGGCGGCTGCTGGTCAGCGTCTCCCCCGTTTGTAGTGACGGGCGGAACATGCATGCCAGCTGCCCCAGTCGCCACCGACGGCTGCGCCAAGTTGACCGGTTCCTGTACGGGCATCCCGGGGGTCGCCTCCTGGGAAGGCGACTCGTCCGAGAGATTCACCGGAGTGGCGCGCGGCTGATGACGCGGTGGCGGCATCGTGCGAGTCGCATTGCTCCGGGTGGACTTGCTCCGCATCTGGTTGAGTTGATCGATTCCGCTACTCACTGGACGTACTCCGTCAGGTACTTGGCCGTGTCTGTGATCGCTGCGGCAAACGCGCGTAGCGGCTTCGCCGGCGGCTCCTCGGCCGTAATCGCAATTCGTTTCGTACGGGTCCCAACGTGGCTGGCTGCTGGGATCGGCGGACCAACCTGAACAGGAGTCCCCTCGATCATTCGTGTGAGTCGTTCAACAGCCCGTGCGGGAGGCACGGGCGGCACCATCGACGGCGAGATGACGAGCGGATAGTCAGCCAGCTCGTCGATTAGTTGTTCGGTCGCATCAAGGTCCAACGTTCGCAGCGGTGTCGGTGCCAGCACGACATTCGCGACAGAGAGGGCGCCATGCCCGTGGGGGCTGGAGCCTGGATGCGTGTCGACGACAACCCATTCCGTGTCCCATTCCTCAGCCCACCGTACAAGGGCCTCAGCCATGACCTCCTCTGAGGGCGCCTGGTCGTACAGGTCTGGATGCCCTGGCACGAGCAGCGGTTTCTTGAAGCCCTTCATCGGCTTCGGAACTCGCCCTGACCTGATCGCGTCGAGCAATGGGACCTTGACACGATCTTGAGGACGATATCCCCATTTGCGTGTCGCTCCCCCACCGTCGTGCTCGAGGTCGACGAGAACTGCGTCGAGCTCGTATGCAAGTTCATAGGCTTCAGTGGTCTTGCCTACGCCTCCCTTGCGGGAATGGCAGACGATGATGTTGGCCATTTGCGCCTTCCTGAGGACTCATGTGGAAACGTCGCGCCTCGCGAGCGAAGGGACAAGCTGTCGGCGACGAACCGGAACTGAGGCGTCAGATCGCGACTGCGCTGTAGACGCTACAACCGCGCCGTAGATACGTGATGACGACACGCCGCTCTGGCGCATGAACCGTACAACGCTGAAGCGTTACAGAATTATGGAGTTATAGCGGTATAACGTCACAACCCTGAAATTCCCCCGGTGACCAGCGGACTACCTTCAGCGGATGGTCTGCGTTAGGGCTGTGTGCCTGGCGTTGTGGCGTTAGAACTACGTGACGCTGCAGCGTTGCAATGCCGACGGCGGCCTGGTGCAACAGGGGTGCCGGCTTGCGCAATGCGTCGCTCCGGAGTTCTGGCGTCACAACGCTCCAACGCCGTGACGTCCGGACGGTTGATTGCGGACCGATCAAGACTCGCTGTTCCAGCGCTATAACGTCATGACGTTCGACGGGCGTACCGGCGTTGCGCATCGGCGGACCGTGGTTGCGCAGCGTCTTGCGTCGCCGTTCTAGCGTCATAACGCCCTAACGCCCCAGAGGTGGTGTGGCGATGCAAATGCAACGCAAACCGATGTTCTAGCGTCACAACGTTCCGGCGGCATGGCGTCTCGATGGTGTGCGACTGCGACTGCAGTGCCGGCATCCGCGTTGCGGCATTGCAGCGCTACAACGCCCAAACGCTCGGGCGGCGGATCGGCGGACGGGCGAGTCGGCCGTTGAGCCCCGCAACGGGCCTCCATGGAGTTCTGGCGTCACAACGCTCCAACGCCGTGACGTCCGGACGGTTGATTGCGGACCGATCAAGACTCGCTGTTCCAGCGCTATAACGTCATGACGTTCGACGGGCGTACCGGCGTTGCGCATCGGCGGACCGTGGTTGCGCAGCGTCTTGCGTCGCCGTTCTAGCGTCATAACGCCCTAACGCCCCAGAGGTGGTGTGGCGATGCAAATGCAACGCAAACCGATGTTCTAGCGTCACAACGTTCCGGCGGCATGGCGTCTCGATGGTGTGCGACTGCGACTGCAGTGCGGGCATCCGCGTTGCGGCATTGCAGCGCTACAACGCCCAAACGCTCGGGCGGCGGATCGGCGGACGGG from Rhodococcus sp. 4CII carries:
- a CDS encoding DUF6545 domain-containing protein; protein product: MRNHLPLALDLGILIFAWIVVISRFCLVRSRHARIVTMLILCFTAVDTLKAGPINDALTFYLDARTVRLAAHVLCVVAAAVAAWAAASAAKRLRPARLASGVVAASAGLIALDGLAGQRDHVIEAVHPQGIAVAYFTIYAGSIVVFEAYAATVLAAAIRTDRPNRGLLAPSATVVGLFLATGLNALTLLWYAIRAATGEIGPAEQFQRNSNGNLFAYFTLVVALVGAAAVVRRTSGESAINRSSVNVTDLQVLWRDLTDAAPHVKLDMKDLGPDARTVRMITECIDTLYDLGLDPATVTITDLHSAPRVPNTKTLTDSRVTATDVINLARRWDSRSLRD
- a CDS encoding nucleoside hydrolase yields the protein MWHLSISGRLDLRHVLVDSDCGVDDALALAFLVGSTDIELVGVTSTWGNCTAEEAAANARYVLDAVDANHIPVTSGSHPHTSWRRGDAHGPDGLGGTEVPRPRWAGPTNAVEILVRFARDHAGEGELLCIGPLTNLSAALTREPRLPELLKRVVIMGGHGASNSEWLRQVGDTNTRHDPVASQHVASSELHALWIGIDVTRTVLLVNGDFGSGAPGRILRRVHQDYGVSRGAAYGYDPQECWRVPAHDGVTAACLVDAAAAGLVTESGRLSVVDGSDSGPVLKVVGPGPHQIATGIDGEAVRTMLRRGIQ
- a CDS encoding DUF2637 domain-containing protein codes for the protein MTDFNLRAAKIQFRSLIVVLVVAIIIATGITTGSFVLSFDALREFGRQNMMRADLAWILPAIIDSAIGFSTMAAVALNKITGHSRGRNFFAGLAAVVVFLSVYMNASHAYQAVVEAERKIAAGIDIGITPNAPWVAALTAIIPPALILACTHGLGILIKAIGSAYNEYSAQIRVAASEVDQEEFFEFREQELASTKHSDLAGADTRYFAGVRDDSLDYNAENLQTTELLSSDTRESLADHVEHESDEIPFASSPNALTLDVFLTNADLSDAVKATARMKLADPSLSFEYIGSASSPSVHASTAWRRYDKFESLAHQAGYDVPPLPDVRSDRAKYDEEARASVVGATS
- a CDS encoding ParA family protein; the encoded protein is MANIIVCHSRKGGVGKTTEAYELAYELDAVLVDLEHDGGGATRKWGYRPQDRVKVPLLDAIRSGRVPKPMKGFKKPLLVPGHPDLYDQAPSEEVMAEALVRWAEEWDTEWVVVDTHPGSSPHGHGALSVANVVLAPTPLRTLDLDATEQLIDELADYPLVISPSMVPPVPPARAVERLTRMIEGTPVQVGPPIPAASHVGTRTKRIAITAEEPPAKPLRAFAAAITDTAKYLTEYVQ